The nucleotide window AACCTAAGCCAGGGTTTTGAAGATGATCTGTTCGCAAACTTCAATGCAATCTTTGAAGTGGGTGAGCGCGTCGCCATTATTGGTGAGAACGGCGTTGGTAAAACCACACTGTTAAACACATTGGCTGGCGTTCTGGAACCACGTACAGGTATGTACAAATGGTCTGAGAACTCAAACATTGGTTACTACGCGCAAGACCACGCACACGACTTCGAACAAGACATGAACCTAACGGATTGGATGGGTCAATGGCGCCAAGAAGGCGACGACGAGCAAGTGGTTCGTAGCTTCCTAGGTCGTATGCTGTTTGGTCAAGACGACATTAAGAAGTCAGTAAAAGTGCTATCTGGTGGTGAACAAGGTCGTATGTTGCTTGGTAAGCTAATGATGCACAAACCAAACATGCTGCTGATGGACGAACCAACTAACCACATGGACATGGAATCGATCGAGTCATTGAACACGGCACTAGAGCAGTACAAAGGCACATTGTTCTTCGTATCTCACGATCGTGTATTTGTAGACTCGTTGGCAACTCGTATTCTTGAAATTCGTGACGGTAAAATTACAGACTTTAAAGGCACTTACTCTGAGTACCTTAAGTCGCGCGGTATCGACGGTTAATATCACACCTAACGCGATGTTTTAAAATGAAAAGACCTCACAACGAGGTCTTTTTTACGTTTGTGTGTTTATTCCTTAAACTGACCGGTTAGGTATGCATATATCCCAACAACACCGAATGTAATAATCATCGAAACCATGATGCCACTAGGCGTAAGCAAAAAGTTCCAAAGCTGGTCATTGTCCATAGTTCACATCCTTTGTGAATAAACGGTATTAATGATGCTGGTTGCAGTGGGTATTGATGCGTTAAATACTGGGTATTCCGAGTTTGTTACAACGCCCAACACATTCCGACTGCGACCTGTATAAGTTTACACCATACTTTGCGTTCGCGAATTATTCGTTGTTGCTGCCTTTCACATCAAACTCAATTTTTTCTGCGCCAGTAAAGACCTGAAAACGCAACCCTTTCGCGCGGGCAATAGTTGTAATGCCGTATTGTCGAGCCAGATCCAAGCCCATTTGAGTCACACCGGATCGAGAAAGCAGAACAGGGATGCCCATTTGAGCGACTTTAATCACCATCTCAGATGTCAGACGTCCGGTTGTATAAAATATTTTGTCATCGCCCGTTTGCTGATTTAACCACATCTCTCCGGCAAGCGTATCCACGGCATTGTGACGACCTACATCTTCCACAAACGACAACACTTCGTTTCCTTTACAAATAGCGCATCCATGAACGGCGCCTGCTTTTCGGTATGTATCGTTGTAATGAGTCAGCGCTTCAAGCGTGGCATAGATTTCTGACTGCTTAAGCGGCACTTGCGGAACCTGATAGTTCTCCAATTGCTTCATCACATTGCCATACATGGTGCCTTGACCACAACCCGAGGTGACGGTTTTCTTTTTCAACGCACCTTCTAAATGCTCGATGTTTTCTTTGGTGATCACTGCTGCAGAATGGGTTTCCCAATCGATGATGACAGACTCTATCGCTTCCGGGTCAGATAAGAAGCTTTGATTCTTTAAATAGCCTAAAACTAACGCATCTGGACGGGACCCTATCGTCATCAGCGTTACAATTTCTTTCCAGTTCAGCATAACGGTAAGAGGTCGTTCGCAGGCAATCTGTTTCGTCAGCTTTTCACCATATTCGTCGTAAACATCGACTTCGATGGTCTGCAGGGGATTTTCACTGGTTTTAATAATATTTGGTTTTACCACAGTCTTGTCCTGTTCAGTGAAGGAGCTACTTGCTCACAAGGATTGTTCTTTTTAACGCGAGGTTGAAATAGCAAATCTCATTCCAACATAGCGGTTGAGGAAAAAAATGCGAGAGATTCAGACTACTTAATATAAAAACTGAGAGTTCGCAGGAATGACACATACAAGTCATTGAGTTTCGACTAATTTGGTATTTATATCTATACCTTATCTTAATAGAGACAAGGGTTGATTTGGCTCGTTTATTGCTTAGTGAACCTAACATGGTTTGAAGGCATGGGTCAGAATGTCCTTTCCGCTGATCAAAGCAAATAAAGAAAGTTGGGTGAGTTATGTCGGACAATAGTAAAAGCTTAGAAAACATATATGAGAAAACAGAAGATTCATGGCCTATTGGCATAGAGTTGGTTGAACATGAAATTACCACTGGAGTCTGGGTAACAACCCAGTGGCAACTAACACGATTCGTTCTGGCTCCTACTGAAGACACCTCTGATGTTTGCCTTCTACAACTTCATAGAGATGAACGTACTGACTACCGATTTAATCTAAGCTCGCAAAACCCGAAACTCTTTCTTGTTATGGATAACCTTGATTCTAATGAGAAGCCAGCAATACAACTTATCACCGCCTCTCAAGCCGTCGCAGCGCGATATATGGATGGAGATAATCTCGTCTTATCTAATGATATGCCTTTACCTGTACAAGCTTGGATGGAGGCCTTCATTGGACGCCATGGTGAGATGCTAGAAGTGAAAGGTAAGAAACGTAAAGGAGCGGGTAGAGCAAATGGCAACTAGTCGTGATTTTTTAAGTCGCTGGTCACAGCGGAAGTTAGGAGAATCTCAAAGCATTCATCAAGACGCCAAGCTAAGCGACGAGACTGAAGTGGAAGTGATACAAAGCCTTTCCGCTGAAGAAGCCCTTGAAAACGAGGTATCTGAACAGACTTCAACAGCAGAACAAAGCGAAAAAACTACCGCTGCTGATGAGCAAAAACCGGAAGAGATGTCGATAGCGAACCTATTGGTTTCAGAAGCATCAGAAAGCGTGAAAAAAGCCGCGTTACGTAAGTTGTTTCTATCAGAAGAGTTCAATGTCCGTGATGGGTTAGACGATTACGATGACGATTACAGTAATTTGAAGTCACTTTCAGAAGGTGTAGCAGAAACGCTGCGAGACTGGGTGAAAGATAAAACTGAAGACGACGCAACAATTGAAGACAATGAGCTGGCTGTGGTTCAAATAGAGGCTTCAGATGCTGATGAAAATGAGCAAGAAATCGTCGAACCTTCTCAAAATGAAAATGAACTGTATAAATATACAGTATCTGGTAAAAGTGGCACTTCAGAGTCAGAATCGCTATCAGAACAAGTAGGACAAAATATACCACACTCAAAATAGGTACATTTTGACTAAACACTCAACAGGCCGGGTGGGACATATTGTCTCATCCGGCTTTTTTATCAGATATAACTTACCCAAACCAAATTAAATCATTGAAAATATTAACAATTAAAATTGGCATGACGCTTGCTAATTAGCTGAAATAACCAATCTTCTTGTAAACGTATCGGTTGTCTGAATTTTGCTATCGGCCGTGATGCTCCATGCAAATCAGCTTATTTATAAGTTAATCAGCAGAATCTACCGCGCTAACTACAATGAAAGATGGAAGATTATCCATGTTGATAAATGGAAACGAGCAATGTTAAAACAACTATTAGAACAAACGACTTCCAGTAACGGTAACGCAAGGCTATATGCTTTTGAAAATACCATCGAGTTGACAAACCTGATCCCACCGACGGTGAGCTACGAAAGTGGCGGTAACACTTTAATTGTCGGTCCGACGGCGATCATTGAAAGTGCCGCAGCTCAATTATCACAAATGAACAGCCTTACGTTGCTGTCTACTGACGGAGAAAAGGGAACTCACAGTGCACTGTATTATGCGAACTCTGTGCAGGTGTCTGGCTTCCTGGGTACATTTGAAGTAATTATTGAAAACAATGGTTCGACAAACAATCTCGCTAAAGTAGCGATTAATACGGATTGTTTCGACGTCGTTCTCGATCTTTGCCTTAACAGCTGTATGTCTGAGGAAGTGCCAGCTCCGGGTTATTACCCAGTCGGTCGCGGCTATCCGAAACTCGCAGAAGCGCTGGAAGAGATCCCTACGTTAATGGGGACGTTTGATAAACCCAAGTTTTTCCGTTTAGATACCGACTTGTGCGCGCACAGTTCTCGAGGCGTAAAAGGTTGTGAGCGTTGTGTTGATGCCTGTCCGGCGGGCGCACTATCCAGTGAAGGTAGTCCGAAAACTGGACATCGTATCGAGATTAACCCGTACCTGTGTCAGGGTGTCGGAACTTGTGCAACCGCATGTCCTACAGAAGCGATTCATTACGCACTCCCAAACCCAGAAGATACCCAAAAGTTCATCGAACGTACCTTAGCTAATTATGAAAAAGCAGGTGGCGTCGATCCTATCGTGCTGATTTGTAGTTCACGCCATGAAACATACAACGTGATGGCTTTAAAAGCGCTTCCAGACAACGTCATTCCTATTGTGGTTGAAGAGTTGCCATCTGTTGGTATCGATACTTGGTTTGCTGCGCTTGTGAACGGAGCGACTCAGGTTCTGTTTGCGGCTTCACGTTTTATGCCGCCAACCATTTTGCGCGTACTTAATAGTGAAGTCGGGATAGCACAAGAATTGCTCGATCAACTTGGCATTGCAAAAGAAACCATCGATATCTTGTATTTGGAATCTCTGCGTGAAGGCGCACCGACATTGTGTACAGATTCCTTCGATTTAGCGGTAGGAGAGCTCCAAGGCAATAAACGTCAGCGCCTGTTTACTGCGCTAGATGCGTTATCTGCCTCGCGTATTCCTGTCAATAATACCGTTGAACTCCCGGGCAATGCACCTTATGGCTCAGTTTCTTGTGAAAGTAAAGACTGTACCTTATGTATGAGCTGTGTCGCTGTGTGTCCGACTCGCGCATTACATACAGATGGTCAGTCTCCGTCTCTTAAATTTGTTGAACAAGATTGTGTTCAATGTGGCTTATGTGAAAAAGCGTGTCCAGAAAATGTGCTTACGCTAACGCCTCGCATGAACTGGGTGAAAGAAGAACGTCAGAAAGCAGTCGTCATTCACCAAGAGAAAGCGGCCGAGTGTCTTCGTTGCCACAAACCTTTCGCACCTCAATCCATGATCGACATGTTGCAAAACAAGCTACGTGGACATTCTCATTTTACTGATGAAGCCGCTATCAACCGTATCGCCATGTGTGAAGACTGCCGCGTGGTAGATATGTTTGAGTCGATGGCCTCTGATCCAATGAAACAACTCAAGTATTAGGAGATCACAGTGGAAAAACAGCAAGAACAAACACTGAGAACAGAAATATACCTGATTTTATCAGCGCTTTTTCGTAGTGCGCCAACGGAAGAGATGCTTGAGTTTCTTAAGTCTCTGGAAGTGGAACCTTCGGCAAGTGTAATGCAACAAGCATGGACTGCGCTTCAGCTAGCGGCTGAAAAAGCCGATCGAGAAACACTTGAAGATGAATATCAAGATCTCTTTATCGGTATTGGTCGTGGTGAAGTCGTTCCATTTGGATCATGGCACCGCACAGGCTCAATGATGGAAAAACCGCTAGCGGAAATTCGTCACGATTTAGATTTACTGGGCATAGAGCGCGCTGAAAACGTGAAAGAACCTGAAGATCACATTTCAGCACTTTGTGAAGTCATGGCCATGCTGACTGACGAAGAAGAGGGCTTGCAACAAGCAGTGTTTAACAAACATCTCGCCCCTTGGTTTAGCGCATTCACTCGCCAGTTAGAAAATGCAGAAAGTGCAAACTTTTATAAACCAGCCGCTCAGCTTTGCAACGCGTTTCTGACGCTTGAACAGGTTCGATTTAGCGAGAATACAAAGAGCAGTAAAGCCAAATTAAAAATTGATGTGAAAAACGTCACTGATTATGAGTAATCAAGCAGTACAAAGTCATATCGATAGAGAGGCATGATCCTCCAAAGATCTACCGGAAGGTAAGGAAGCAATGATGAAAGATAATAAAGAAATAAACTCAAGCCGCAGGGAGCTATTGAAAGGCTTCACAACCGCTGCCGTTGCTGGTGCCGTCGTCGCAGGAACCACGAAAGTGGCAAACGCGTCGGAATCCGTTGAGTCTTCTGAAAAAGACGTGAAGCAGAAAGGGTACCGTGAAACTCAACACATTCGTGATTACTACGACACACTTTAGGAGGTAAGAGATGAAACTTGTCAAACGCTCCGACAGTGTGAGCAAAGAAACCAATCAACTTGGTATTTCGCGCCGTGCATTTATGAAAAACACCTCATTTGCTGCTGGTGGCGCTGTTGTCGGTGCAAGTCTGTTTGCGCCGGGCATGATGAAAAAAGCGCAAGCGAAAACTGTCGACCCAGAAGCGAAAACGGAAGTGAAACGCACCATCTGCTCTCACTGTTCGGTAGGCTGTGGTATTTACGCTGAAGTTCAAAATGGAGTTTGGACCGGTCAGGAACCAGCTTTTGATCACCCATTTAACGCTGGTGGACACTGTGCGAAAGGAGCTGCGCTGCGTGAACATGGCCATGGTGAACGTCGCCTAAAATACCCAATGAAGCTTGAAAACGGTAAGTGGAAAAAGCTGTCTTGGGACGAAGCAATTGAAGAAATCGGCACCAAGGTATTGGATATCCGTAAAGAATCCGGCCCTGATTCTGTTTACTTCCTAGGTAGTGCGAAGCACAGTAATGAACAGGCATACCTATTCCGTAAAATGGCATCGCTTTGGGGTACCAATAACGTTGACCACCAAGCACGTATCTGTCACTCAACCACGGTAGCGGGGGTAGCAAATACCTGGGGTTACGGTGCAATGACGAACTCTTTCAATGACATGCATAACTGTAAGTCTATGCTGTTCATTGGCTCTAACCCTGCAGAAGCACACCCAGTGGCGATGCAACACATTCTGATCGCAAAAGAGAAAAACAACTGTAAGATCGTAGTGGCGGATCCTCGTCGTACTCGTACTGCAGCAAAATCCGATCACTATGTATCTCTTCGCCCAGGTTCAGACGTCGCTTTCATTTGGGGTGTATTGTGGCACGTGTTTGAAAACCAATGGGAAGATAAAGAATTTATCCGTCAGCGTGTATTTGGTATGGATGAAATCCGTGCTGAAGTCGCAAAATGGACACCAGCAGAAGTTGAGCGCGTATCAGGCGTAAGCGAAGAAGACGTTTACCAGACTGCAAAACTACTATCTGAAAACCGTCCGGGCTGTGTTGTCTGGTGTATGGGTGGTACTCAGCACACCACAGGTAACAACAACACTCGCGCTTACTGTGTACTAGAGCTTGCGCTTGGGAACATTGGTAAATCAGGCGGCGGTGCCAACATTTTCCGTGGTCACGATAACGTACAGGGTGCAACAGACCTTGGTGTTCTAGCCGATACATTACCAGGCTATTATGGCCTTTCTGAAGGCTCTTGGCGTCACTGGTCAAAAGTTTGGGACATCGATTACGAATGGATCAAAGCCCGTTTTGATGACAACGAGTACGGCGGTCAAAAGCCAATGCACAGTGCTGGTATTCCGGTATCGCGTTGGATCGATGGTGTGTTAGAAGACAAAGACAACATTCGTCAGCGAGAAAACATTCGCGCCATGTTCTACTGGGGACACGCTGTAAACTCTCAAACACGTGGTGTTGAGATGAAGAAGGCGATGCAGAAACTGGATATGATGGTCATCGTTGACCCATACCCAACCGTAGCGGCGGTAATGAACGATCGCACTGATGGTGTTTACCTGCTTCCTGCAACTACCCAATTCGAAACTTACGGCAGTGTTACGGCTTCTAACCGCTCTTTGCAGTGGCGCGATCAGGTTGTCGAGCCTTTGTTTGAGTCAAAGCCTGACCACGAAATCATGTACCTGTTATCGAAAAAGCTTGGCTTCGACGATCTGCTTTTCAAAAACATTCGTGTAGAAAACAACCAGCCTTTGATTGAAGACCTGACTCGCGAATTCAACAAAGGTATGTGGACGATCGGTTACACAGGTCAGAGTCCGGAGCGTCTCAAAGCGCACCAACAAAACTGGCACACATTCCACAAAACTACGCTGGAAGCAGAGGGTGGACCAATCAATGGTGAAACCTACGGTCTACCTTGGCCATGTTGGGGCACGCCTGAGATGGGGCACCCGGGCACTCACATCCTGTACGATACGTCGAAGACCGTTGCTGAAGGTGGTGGTAACTTCCGTACCCGTTTCGGTGTGGAGTTTGAAGGTAAAAACCTGCTCGCTGAAGACAGCTACTCGAAAGGCAGTGAGATCAAAGATGGTTATCCGGAGTTTACCGACAAGTTGCTAAAACAACTTGGATGGTGGGGTGACCTGACAGCCGAAGAGAAAGTCGCAGCAGAAGGTAAAAACTGGAAAACCGACCTCTCTGGCGGTATTCAGCGTGTTGCTATCGCGCACGGTTGTATCCCATTTGGTAACGCAAAAGCTCGTGCGATTGTTTGGACATTCCCAGACCGCGTACCGCTGCACCGTGAGCCTCTCTACACACCTCGACGTGACCTTGTAACGGATTACCCAACTTGGGAAGACAAAGACGCGATTTTCCGTGTTCCAACGTTATACAAATCGATTCAGGACCAAGACAAATCTGGCGAGTACCCGATTGTTCTGACTTCTGGTCGTTTGGTTGAATACGAAGGCGGCGGTGATGAAACTCGTTCGAACCCTTGGTTAGCCGAGCTTCAGCAAGAGATGTTCGTAGAAGTGAACCCAAAAGACGCAAACGATCTTGGCTTTAAAGATGGTGATGATGTTTGGGTTGAAGGTGCGGAGAAAGGCCGAATCAAGGTCAAAGCGATGGTGACTCGTCGTGTGAAACCGGGACTGGCATTTATTCCGTTCCACTTTGGTGGTGAGTTTGAAGGTGAAGATCTTCGCCCTAAATACCCTGAAGGCACACAACCGTATGTAAGCGGTGAGTCTGCCAACACGGCAACCACTTACGGTTACGACCCGGTTACCCTGATGCAGGAAACCAAAGTAACCCTATGTAACATTCATAAAGCGTAAGGAGTCCGACAATGGCACGAATGAAATTCCTATGTGACACCAAACGCTGTATCGAGTGTAACGGCTGTGTTACTGCATGTAAAAACGAAAATGACGATGCGCTCGAGTGGGGTATTCAGCGCCGCCGAGTTGTTACGCTCAATGACGGTGAAGCGGGTGAAAACTCAATCTCTGTTGCTTGTATGCACTGTACCGACGCACCTTGTATGGCAGTGTGTCCTGCAGACTGCTTCGAGCATACTGAAGATGGCATCGTACTTCACAACAAAGATCTGTGTATCGGTTGTGGTTACTGTCTGTTTGCGTGTCCATTTGGTGCGCCTCAATTTC belongs to Vibrio sp. STUT-A11 and includes:
- a CDS encoding formate dehydrogenase accessory sulfurtransferase FdhD, which encodes MVKPNIIKTSENPLQTIEVDVYDEYGEKLTKQIACERPLTVMLNWKEIVTLMTIGSRPDALVLGYLKNQSFLSDPEAIESVIIDWETHSAAVITKENIEHLEGALKKKTVTSGCGQGTMYGNVMKQLENYQVPQVPLKQSEIYATLEALTHYNDTYRKAGAVHGCAICKGNEVLSFVEDVGRHNAVDTLAGEMWLNQQTGDDKIFYTTGRLTSEMVIKVAQMGIPVLLSRSGVTQMGLDLARQYGITTIARAKGLRFQVFTGAEKIEFDVKGSNNE
- a CDS encoding DUF3305 domain-containing protein yields the protein MSDNSKSLENIYEKTEDSWPIGIELVEHEITTGVWVTTQWQLTRFVLAPTEDTSDVCLLQLHRDERTDYRFNLSSQNPKLFLVMDNLDSNEKPAIQLITASQAVAARYMDGDNLVLSNDMPLPVQAWMEAFIGRHGEMLEVKGKKRKGAGRANGN
- a CDS encoding DUF3306 domain-containing protein, giving the protein MATSRDFLSRWSQRKLGESQSIHQDAKLSDETEVEVIQSLSAEEALENEVSEQTSTAEQSEKTTAADEQKPEEMSIANLLVSEASESVKKAALRKLFLSEEFNVRDGLDDYDDDYSNLKSLSEGVAETLRDWVKDKTEDDATIEDNELAVVQIEASDADENEQEIVEPSQNENELYKYTVSGKSGTSESESLSEQVGQNIPHSK
- a CDS encoding 4Fe-4S dicluster domain-containing protein, with amino-acid sequence MLKQLLEQTTSSNGNARLYAFENTIELTNLIPPTVSYESGGNTLIVGPTAIIESAAAQLSQMNSLTLLSTDGEKGTHSALYYANSVQVSGFLGTFEVIIENNGSTNNLAKVAINTDCFDVVLDLCLNSCMSEEVPAPGYYPVGRGYPKLAEALEEIPTLMGTFDKPKFFRLDTDLCAHSSRGVKGCERCVDACPAGALSSEGSPKTGHRIEINPYLCQGVGTCATACPTEAIHYALPNPEDTQKFIERTLANYEKAGGVDPIVLICSSRHETYNVMALKALPDNVIPIVVEELPSVGIDTWFAALVNGATQVLFAASRFMPPTILRVLNSEVGIAQELLDQLGIAKETIDILYLESLREGAPTLCTDSFDLAVGELQGNKRQRLFTALDALSASRIPVNNTVELPGNAPYGSVSCESKDCTLCMSCVAVCPTRALHTDGQSPSLKFVEQDCVQCGLCEKACPENVLTLTPRMNWVKEERQKAVVIHQEKAAECLRCHKPFAPQSMIDMLQNKLRGHSHFTDEAAINRIAMCEDCRVVDMFESMASDPMKQLKY
- a CDS encoding molecular chaperone translates to MEKQQEQTLRTEIYLILSALFRSAPTEEMLEFLKSLEVEPSASVMQQAWTALQLAAEKADRETLEDEYQDLFIGIGRGEVVPFGSWHRTGSMMEKPLAEIRHDLDLLGIERAENVKEPEDHISALCEVMAMLTDEEEGLQQAVFNKHLAPWFSAFTRQLENAESANFYKPAAQLCNAFLTLEQVRFSENTKSSKAKLKIDVKNVTDYE
- a CDS encoding transcriptional initiation protein Tat, whose amino-acid sequence is MKDNKEINSSRRELLKGFTTAAVAGAVVAGTTKVANASESVESSEKDVKQKGYRETQHIRDYYDTL
- a CDS encoding formate dehydrogenase subunit alpha translates to MKLVKRSDSVSKETNQLGISRRAFMKNTSFAAGGAVVGASLFAPGMMKKAQAKTVDPEAKTEVKRTICSHCSVGCGIYAEVQNGVWTGQEPAFDHPFNAGGHCAKGAALREHGHGERRLKYPMKLENGKWKKLSWDEAIEEIGTKVLDIRKESGPDSVYFLGSAKHSNEQAYLFRKMASLWGTNNVDHQARICHSTTVAGVANTWGYGAMTNSFNDMHNCKSMLFIGSNPAEAHPVAMQHILIAKEKNNCKIVVADPRRTRTAAKSDHYVSLRPGSDVAFIWGVLWHVFENQWEDKEFIRQRVFGMDEIRAEVAKWTPAEVERVSGVSEEDVYQTAKLLSENRPGCVVWCMGGTQHTTGNNNTRAYCVLELALGNIGKSGGGANIFRGHDNVQGATDLGVLADTLPGYYGLSEGSWRHWSKVWDIDYEWIKARFDDNEYGGQKPMHSAGIPVSRWIDGVLEDKDNIRQRENIRAMFYWGHAVNSQTRGVEMKKAMQKLDMMVIVDPYPTVAAVMNDRTDGVYLLPATTQFETYGSVTASNRSLQWRDQVVEPLFESKPDHEIMYLLSKKLGFDDLLFKNIRVENNQPLIEDLTREFNKGMWTIGYTGQSPERLKAHQQNWHTFHKTTLEAEGGPINGETYGLPWPCWGTPEMGHPGTHILYDTSKTVAEGGGNFRTRFGVEFEGKNLLAEDSYSKGSEIKDGYPEFTDKLLKQLGWWGDLTAEEKVAAEGKNWKTDLSGGIQRVAIAHGCIPFGNAKARAIVWTFPDRVPLHREPLYTPRRDLVTDYPTWEDKDAIFRVPTLYKSIQDQDKSGEYPIVLTSGRLVEYEGGGDETRSNPWLAELQQEMFVEVNPKDANDLGFKDGDDVWVEGAEKGRIKVKAMVTRRVKPGLAFIPFHFGGEFEGEDLRPKYPEGTQPYVSGESANTATTYGYDPVTLMQETKVTLCNIHKA
- the fdh3B gene encoding formate dehydrogenase FDH3 subunit beta translates to MARMKFLCDTKRCIECNGCVTACKNENDDALEWGIQRRRVVTLNDGEAGENSISVACMHCTDAPCMAVCPADCFEHTEDGIVLHNKDLCIGCGYCLFACPFGAPQFPKQEAFGERGKMDKCTFCAGGPETEPGSVEERQKYGANRIAEGKLPMCASLCSTKALLAGDADRVSDIFRQRVVERGAKNAGWTDGNDLSYDATKS